A portion of the Pseudomonas koreensis genome contains these proteins:
- a CDS encoding thioesterase family protein, with protein sequence MPHLTTYQTTIIPDWVDYNGHLRDAFYLLIFSYATDALMDRLGMDSSNREASGHSLFTLELHLNYLHEVKLDTEVEVRTQIIGHDSKRLHLYHSLHKVGDEQALAGNEQMLLHVDLAGPRSAPFSPDTLHRLQAIVAEQTDLPAPAYIGRVIALPPAR encoded by the coding sequence ATGCCCCACCTCACCACCTACCAAACCACCATCATCCCCGACTGGGTCGACTACAACGGCCACCTGCGCGATGCTTTCTATCTGCTGATCTTCAGCTACGCCACCGACGCGCTGATGGACCGTCTCGGCATGGACAGCAGCAACCGCGAAGCCAGCGGCCATTCGCTGTTCACCCTCGAACTGCACCTCAATTACCTGCACGAAGTGAAGCTCGACACCGAGGTCGAAGTGCGCACGCAAATCATCGGCCACGACAGCAAGCGCCTGCACCTCTACCACAGCCTGCACAAGGTCGGCGATGAGCAAGCGCTGGCCGGCAACGAACAGATGCTCCTGCACGTCGACCTCGCCGGCCCGCGCTCGGCGCCGTTCAGCCCCGATACGCTGCATCGCCTGCAGGCCATCGTCGCTGAGCAAACCGACCTGCCCGCTCCCGCTTACATCGGCCGCGTGATCGCGCTGCCACCCGCCCGGTAA